One Mytilus trossulus isolate FHL-02 chromosome 5, PNRI_Mtr1.1.1.hap1, whole genome shotgun sequence DNA segment encodes these proteins:
- the LOC134717599 gene encoding uncharacterized protein LOC134717599, translated as MAAAKYRLWTVPKLKAELSIKGAVITGRKADLIDRLVAYDRNHNFKPPLIEIPEATDIEWPKHGYKQLIADHRLVFSKVTREQIDGYFLFRLAGDKQVNGDIKALEKGRDLLQAKKILACSVLILVDGIFLSGIVGAAMKKQVTYNYHIKLDKSGSPVNSKCECPAGKGPNATCKHVAAVLLMADVFSNTGEISIQKSCTEGLQTFQQPKTYYNGAPVKIEKLAKRKPTEILEDPRPQKYRNMEGFTDHVRNTMINFCSQSSQDLTLRYIFPAADIQTAQLDHAYLSLPFAEYWVDRALLVTEQQAKLAEKESRGQSSNKKWFYLRQWRITASRFGEISKITTRRNIQKLCESLCSQKFLKVKSVLHGKMYEQKAITQFEKKFQMKCQPCGLFISADKPFLGASPDALIGDDCVVEVKCPYTGRDESIVPGVNFSFLEYDKDNNITLKKSSNYYDQIQGQLFLSNREHCYFIVYTFKDLFVEKIGINHDYCVGCLLPKLELFYSKHFRPYIASIL; from the exons ATGGCGGCGGCAAAATACCGTCTGTGGACCGTCCCGAAATTGAAGGCAGAACTGAGTATTAAGGGTGCAGTAATCACAGGCAGAAAGGCAGATCTGATTGATAG ACTGGTTGCATATGACAGAAATCACAACTTCAAACCACCCCTCATAGAAATTCCAGAGGCTACAGACATAGAATGGCCAAAACATGGATATAAGCAGCTTATAGCAGATCACAGATTGGTATTTTCTAAAGTAACCAGAGAGCAAATTGATggctattttttatttagattagcAG GTGATAAGCAGGTGAATGGCGACATAAAGGCATTGGAGAAAGGCAGAGATTTGCTACAAGCGAAAAAAATCTTGGCTTGTTCTGTACTTATCCTTGTTGATGGTATTTTCCTAAGTGGTATTGTTGGGGCAGCCATGAAAAAACAG gtAACTTACAACTATCACATCAAACTTGACAAATCTGGCAGCCCAGTTAATTCTAAGTGTGAATGTCCAGCAGGAAAGGGTCCCAACGCCACCTGCAAGCATGTAGCTGCAGTGCTGTTAATGGCTGATGTTTTTTCTAATACTGGAGAAATTTCAATACAGAAGTCATGTACAGAAGGTCTACAAACTTTTCAACAACCAAAGACATATTACAATG gtgctccagtgaaaattgaaaaattggcTAAAAGAAAACCAACTGAAATATTAGAAGACCCAagaccacagaaatacagaaatatGGAAGGGTTTACAGACCATGTCAGAAACACCATGATTAACTTCTGCTCTCAATCTTCTCAAGACCTTACACTGAGATATATTTTTCCTGCAGCTGATATACAG ACTGCCCAGCTTGATCATGCCTACCTGTCATTACCATTTGCTGAATATTGGGTCGATAGAGCTTTACTG GTTACAGAACAACAGGCAAAATTGGCTGAAAAGGAGTCAAGAGGACAATCCAGCAATAAGAAATGGTTTTATTTAAGACAGTGGAGGATTACAGCATCTAGATTTggagaaatttcaaaaattaccacaaggagaaatatacaaaaattatgTGAATCATTGTGTTCCCAAAAGTTCTTAAAGGTGAAGTCTGTATTGCATGGTAAAATGTATGAGCAGAAGGCAATAACacagtttgaaaaaaagtttcaaatgaaATGTCAACCATGTGGACTGTTTATATCTGCTGACAAACCATTTCTTGGAGCTTCCCCGGACGCTTTAATTGGAGATGATTGTGTTGTGGAGGTGAAGTGTCCATATACAGGACGAGATGAGAGCATTGTTCCAGGtgttaatttttctttcttgGAATATGACAAAGATaacaatataacattaaaaaaatcatcaaactaTTATGACCAAATTCAGGGTCaactatttttatcaaatagagaacattgttattttattgtgtacacATTCAAAGACCTCTTTGTTGAGAAAATTGGAATTAATCATGACTACTGTGTTGGTTGTCTGCTGCCAAAGTTGGAATTGTTTTACTCCAAACACTTTAGGCCATATATTGCCTCAatactataa
- the LOC134717600 gene encoding uncharacterized protein LOC134717600: MQYHQRPKINIVSPRALRMQSRKAMSVDTALNQGVQQEVEIESTSNSTDISLPSEPDVHVPKDMQIQCELLGRYSIERFMDNPKAVSFYTGFKSYEHFMFLFHALGPAAYELKYKCSTLHPSDQLFITLIKLRCAKEDVELSLLFDLSVSTIARIFNTWINFLYFQLNELNIWPSRDIVDKHMPVDFHRKFPRTRVILDATEIPIQKSQDVNIQSVTWSSYKHKHTVKTMVGCTPRGAISYISDCYGGSTSDRQIIEDSSLLDNTRFESGDSIMADRGIMVQDLFANNDVYVNTPTMLKGKSQLEPEEIVRDRRVASKRIHIERVIGLAKRFKILKSELPNTKLSLSNRIVFVCFALTNFKNAIVDKFA, translated from the coding sequence ATGCAGTACCATCAGCGTcccaaaataaatattgtaagcCCTAGAGCTTTAAGAATGCAATCTAGAAAAGCCATGAGTGTGGACACAGCTCTTAACCAAGGAGTACAACAAGAGGTTGAAATTGAGTCAACATCAAATAGTACTGATATTTCCTTACCTTCAGAGCCTGACGTACATGTACCCAAGGACATGCAGATCCAATGCGAGTTACTTGGTCGGTATTCGATTGAGAGGTTTATGGACAATCCAAAGGCAGTTTCATTTTATACAGGTTTTAAATCTTATGAACATTTTATGTTCTTATTCCATGCACTAGGTCCTGCTGCATATGAGctcaaatataaatgttcaacCCTTCATCCATCGGATCAGCTTTTTATAACATTGATTAAACTTAGATGTGCCAAAGAAGATGTAGAGTTATCCTTGCTATTTGATTTATCTGTTTCAACCATTGCTAGGATTTTTAATACCTGGATTAACTtcctttattttcaattgaatgaattaaatatttggCCATCAAGAGACATTGTTGATAAGCATATGCCAGTAGATTTTCATAGAAAATTTCCAAGGACGAGAGTTATTCTTGATGCTACCGAGATTCCTATCCAGAAATCTCAAGACGTTAACATTCAGAGTGTGACTTGGTCATCCTACAAGCACAAACATACTGTGAAAACTATGGTCGGGTGTACCCCAAGAGGTGCTATATCCTATATTTCAGACTGCTATGGGGGATCTACCAGTGACAGGCAGATTATTGAAGACTCAAGTCTTTTAGATAATACCAGGTTTGAATCTGGGGATAGTATAATGGCGGATCGAGGCATAATGGTTCAAGACCTCTTTGCAAACAACGATGTGTATGTTAATACGCCTACAATGCTGAAAGGAAAATCACAACTAGAGCCAGAAGAAATTGTGAGGGATAGACGTGTTGCATCCAAGCGTATCCATATAGAACGTGTTATAGGATTAGCCAAACGTTTTAAAATTCTTAAGTCCGAACTTCCAAACACCAAACTGTCATTAAGTAACagaattgtatttgtttgttttgcattgacaaatttcaaaaatgcaaTTGTTGATAAATTTGCTTAG